The following proteins are co-located in the Melanotaenia boesemani isolate fMelBoe1 chromosome 5, fMelBoe1.pri, whole genome shotgun sequence genome:
- the sst5 gene encoding somatostatin-1A, producing MLRFQVQVLLMFLCSSVLLVQISGAPRNDQLTEALRADLASDKNLIRLLLLRFVSELMASREEMLQELEDDDLGGRARLTRRHIRFSQRERKAGCRNFFWKTFTSC from the exons ATGCTTCGGTTTCAGGTGCAGGTGCTTCTGATGTTTTTGTGCTCATCTGTGCTGTTGGTGCAGATCAGCGGTGCTCCACGCAATGACCAGCTGACAGAAGCACTACGAGCAGACCTCGCGAGTGACAAG AATCTTATTCGCTTGCTCTTACTGCGGTTTGTGTCTGAGCTGATGGCGTCAAGAGAAGAGATGCTCCAGGAGCTGGAGGACGACGACTTGGGAGGCAGGGCGAGGCTGACGAGACGACACATTCGCTTCTCACAAAGGGAGCGCAAAGCAGGCTGCCGCAACTTCTTCTGGAAGACGTTCACCTCATGTTAA